The sequence GAACTGCTGTGTTTTTCTTGTAACGGGATTTGTTTGAGGAGTGCTGAAACGTAGAAACCTCCTTTTCCAGCCTTGGaggcctctcccgcggcgacACACTGAGGGAGCGACGAACGGCAAGGCAGACTTCGCGCTGTAGCCGATCCACGCGATGCcgaaagggagagaagagagttGAAGAAAGACCGAACCGTCGAGGCAGCGGAATCTTGGAGCGTTTCGCTTTACGGTCGCTATCAGGTTGGACCTTTTTGGTGTCGGGAGGGTTGAAGCTGCAGAGGGGCGCTTCGGCGTAGCTCGCCATCTCGTAGTGAACCCAGGAGGGCGGAAGAGGAGATGCTGTCGTGGATTTTCGTGCTGAACGCCTCGCTTCTTTGGTGTCTGGGCGTCAACAGAGACGTGGCGCTTCAGCGTCCCTGCCTTCAGCCTTGGGCGTATGCGAAGAAGGGAGCGCTTTGGGGGCGCCCACGCAGCGGGGGAGACGAAACAGAgactctcttctctttcctGAGTTCGAGGCTTTCCTCATTTTCTTTGCCTTCCGGTGCCCCCCTGTGCGGAGGCCGGGACGTGAGAACGAATTCGGAGGCCGAGAAAGGACGAGCGAGGGACTGCGGAggaacgcgcggcgcgagcggctcgcggcgcagccgacgacggcggacgaGGCCGTTGGAGGGAGCGGTGTCCCCTGTCTTTTCGAGATGAAATCGAgtttctctgctgcagggCCTTGGAAAGCGTCGGTCTCATTGTGGGTGGTCCGACAGTTGTGTGCTCTTTCAGCTTCTTTCCTTCTGTTCAAGTCAAAATGGCGTGTCCCCCCGCCGTGCGCGAGGCGTTTGCCCTCTTTGACAAGGACGGCGATGGAGAAATCAGCGGCAAGGAAATCCTGATGGTCATCCGCTCTTGCGGTGTCATGCCGACTCCAGAAGAGATCAAGGCTCTCCCCGCGGTAAGTCGCAGTGCGCGGTCTGCAGAAACCTGACGGCATCACTGCAGTCGTCTCAGGTGCTGAAGGGTGCAGCTGTTACGAAAATATCTGCCTTACCTCCAAAGCATCGAAATTAACACACGCACTCCCTTACACATATCGGTACACACATGCGTACGCATGCAAATGAACAGCTACATGTCtctctatctatatatgccTATATACATATTCGCCCGTACGGTAGGTCTAGATATGCGCCTGAGTCCGGGGTTGTGTCGCCTGTCTCGCGTCCAGAGTGCGTGGCTGTTCTCATCCTGGGTGCCGCGCGTCGGTGCAGCGTTTCTTTTGCATGCAGAGGCATCCATACACGCGTTCCAATGCGAGGGGAATGCCTGACGCATGGCGGCTGTGTGTGCAGACCATGAACTGGACCGATTTCGAGGGCTGGATGTCGAAGAAGCTGGCCTCCTGCAACCCCGAGCAAGACCTGGTGAAGGCCTTCAAGATCTTTGATCGCGCGAACGACGGCACAATCTCCGCGGACGAGCTCGGACAGGTCATGAAGGCGCTCGGCGAGCTCCTGACCGACGATGAAGTGGAGCAGATGATCAAGGAGGCAGACCCGAACAAGACCGGTCGCATCCAATACGCGAACTTCGCCAAGCTCCTCGTCAGCTAACTCTCCGTCGTTTGCCAGTAGAAGAGGGGAGACGCTTCACTTcccgagggggagggggaggccgGAGGGTCAGgtccgcagcgtctgccgcaggAACGAGTaggg is a genomic window of Besnoitia besnoiti strain Bb-Ger1 chromosome IV, whole genome shotgun sequence containing:
- a CDS encoding putative calmodulin (encoded by transcript BESB_052650), whose translation is MACPPAVREAFALFDKDGDGEISGKEILMVIRSCGVMPTPEEIKALPATMNWTDFEGWMSKKLASCNPEQDLVKAFKIFDRANDGTISADELGQVMKALGELLTDDEVEQMIKEADPNKTGRIQYANFAKLLVS